Proteins from a genomic interval of Gossypium hirsutum isolate 1008001.06 chromosome A09, Gossypium_hirsutum_v2.1, whole genome shotgun sequence:
- the LOC107930206 gene encoding starch synthase 1, chloroplastic/amyloplastic, which yields MESLQVTRLMSCKLSANISHKACSFRPSRQLGFSSLSRRSFQNGKLTVARSDITENGGGFGGLDDSSNSNSIEEEDDDEEEEEKNGLMLGLDRDDCGSVIALQLIPPSGEVAIDSHQDEAADTKGEDEGIEEEKGGEEEIRSRVTYNIVFVTAEAAPYSKTGGLGDVCGSLPGVLAGRGHRVMVVSPRYLNGTSADKNFTGAYDVDRRIKVPCFGGEQEVAFFHEYKKGVDWVFVDHPSYHRPGNLYGDSHGAFGDNQFRFTLLCHAACEAPLVLPLGGYTYGEKCLFLVNDWHAGLVPVLLASKYRPFGIYKDARSILVIHNLAHQGVEPAASYKNLGLPSEWYGALEWVFPTWARTHALDTGEAVNILKGAIVTADRILTVSKGYAWEITTVEGGYGLNELLSSRRIVLNGIVNGIDVTEWDPSSDEHVSFHYSADDLSGKARCKTALQQELGLPIRPECPLIGFIGRLDYQKGIDLIRWAIPELMEDNVQFVMLGSGDPLYEDWMRAAEKTYRDKFRGWVGFNVPISHRITAGCDILLMPSRFEPCGLNQLYAMRYGTVPVVHTTGGLRDTVENFNPYAGDGSGEGTGWTFSPLTKESMLEALRTAIMTYRDHKSTWEALMRRGMQRDFTWETAAIHYEQVFEWACIDPPYIT from the exons ATGGAGTCTCTGCAAGTAACTCGTCTAATGTCTTGCAAATTATCAGCCAACATATCGCATAAAGCTTGCAGTTTTAGACCGAGTAGGCAACTGGGTTTTAGTTCTTTGTCGAGAAGGAGCTTCCAGAACGGAAAGTTGACGGTTGCGAGATCGGATATAACTGAAAATGGAGGTGGGTTTGGCGGTTTAGACGATAGCTCTAACTCCAATTCCATtgaagaagaagatgacgatgaagaagaagaagaaaagaatggtCTTATGCTAGGTTTAGACAGGGATGACTGTGGTTCTGTTATTGCCTTGCAATTGATTCCTCCTTCTG GTGAAGTCGCCATTGACTCTCATCAAGATGAGGCTGCCGATACTAAAGGCGAAGATGAGggaattgaagaagaaaaaggaggagAAGAAGAAATCCGAAGCAGAGTAACCTATAACATCGTGTTTGTTACTGCTGAAGCTGCACCGTATTCAAAGACTGGTGGATTAGGAGATGTTTGCGGTTCTTTGCCGGGCGTGCTGGCTGGCCGTGGACATCGAGTCATGGTTGTCTCTCCTAGATACCTCAACGGAACATCCGCCGACAAAAATTTCACTGGTGCTTATGATGTTGATCGCCGCATTAAGGTACCTTGCTTCGGAGGGGAGCAAGAGGTCGCATTCTTCCATGAGTATAAGAAGGGTGTTGATTGG GTATTTGTGGACCATCCTTCATACCATAGACCTGGAAATCTATATGGTGATAGTCATGGTGCTTTTGGTGATAATCAG TTTCGGTTTACTTTACTTTGCCATGCAGCATGTGAAGCTCCCTTAGTGCTTCCATTGGGAGGGTATACCTATGGCGAGAAGTGTCTCTTCCTTGTCAATGATTGGCATGCCGGTCTAGTCCCTGT GCTTTTGGCTTCCAAATACCGTCCTTTCGGAATTTATAAGGATGCTCGGAGCATCCTTGTAATTCATAACCTTGCACATCAG GGAGTGGAACCTGCAGCAAGCTATAAGAACTTGGGACTGCCGTCGGAGTGGTATGGGGCATTGGAATGGGTGTTTCCTACATGGGCAAGGACACATGCTCTCGACACAGGGGAAGCCGTCAATATTTTAAAGGGTGCAATCGTGACAGCAGATCGAATACTTACCGTTAGCAAG GGGTATGCATGGGAAATAACAACGGTTGAAGGCGGATATGGTTTAAACGAGCTATTAAGCAGTCGAAGGATTGTTCTTAATG GAATTGTGAACGGCATTGATGTTACGGAATGGGATCCGTCTTCAGATGAGCACGTCAGTTTCCATTATTCCGCTGATGATCTCTCCGGCAAG GCTCGATGCAAGACTGCTCTTCAACAGGAACTAGGCCTTCCAATTAGGCCTGAATGCCCCTTG ATTGGATTTATAGGGAGACTGGACTATCAGAAAGGCATTGACCTAATCCGTTGGGCGATTCCCGAGCTTATGGAAGACAATGTACAATTC GTAATGCTTGGCTCTGGGGACCCCCTCTATGAAGACTGGATGAGAGCAGCAGAGAAAACTTACAGAGATAAATTTCGCGGTTGGGTCGGATTTAATGTTCCCATTTCTCATCGGATTACTGCGGG CTGTGACATACTGTTGATGCCTTCAAGATTCGAACCTTGCGGATTAAATCAATTGTATGCAATGAGATATGGTACTGTACCAGTAGTTCATACCACAGGAGGACTTAGA gaCACTGTAGAGAATTTCAATCCGTATGCTGGAGATGGTAGCGGGGAAGGCACAGG GTGGACTTTTTCTCCCCTTACAAAAGAGAGTATGCTGGAG GCATTAAGAACAGCTATAATGACATACCGAGACCACAAGTCAACATGGGAAGCATTGATGAGAAGAGGTATGCAAAGAGACTTCACCTGGGAAACTGCTGCCATTCATTACGAGCAGGTTTTCGAATGGGCTTGTATCGATCCGCCATATATTACTTGA